The sequence TAATTACAGTCCTGCTTCGGTCCTATTCTATAAAACAAGCACTTCCTAATAGCTAAATCCAGTTTTCTCTTTTTGGTTGTTTCTATCACTGTACCATCTGCTGCTGTTGCCCATTCACTCTTTATTCTCTTGGTTCCTATGATAGTCTCTTCTGGTTCTCTTCTTATCTCTGGATGTGTGTTCTTCTCTTATCCCTTCATCTTTGCTGGTTCTTTAAATACTGATGTTCTCCAGGATTCTGGACCTAGATCTCTTCTTATTCCACATTCTCCATGAGGAATATCATCCATTCTCACAGTGTTAACCACTAACAAAATTGTTGATGACTCCCATACTCAGTTTCAACCCAGCCCTCAGACCCAAAGTTAACTGCGAACTGACTCCATTTGATTTAAACTTGGTGTGTTCTTTGGCCTGCCCTTATTCCTGCAGTCCCTGTGGTACCATCTATCTAATCATTTGTCCAAAAGCCTGGGCATTATGCTTTATTTCTCCCTAGTCCCCAACATCTAGTCAATGATCAGTTCCTTTTGGAGTTCTTTTAAAAAGCTATTCTGAGTTCCTGTCTCAGATTAAGTCCTCACCTATATGACTATATATATGACTGTATGTTAATCATCTGCCTCTAATCTCCCTAATCTGTTCTCTGCCTTGTTAGAAAAGTGACCCTTCTAAATAGATTTGATCTTGAGACTTCCCTGCTTAAACCACCTCATTGCCTACAAGAAAAAGTGCACGTTGTGTTGAATATAAAACTTTTTACAATTTAGCCTCTGCTCTTCAGCCTGCTTTCTTGATATTCCCTgggcctttcttttcttcttctttttttttttaaactatatctGTCTCTTCTATTAGACTGGGAACTCTTTGATGGCAGGGTCTATGTATTGTTCATTTTTGTATTCCAGGCTCCTAGTTAGCACAATGCTTGAACATAGTAGTCAAGAAATGTTGAATGTCTAAAATCTAACTTCAGTTTACAAGTACACAAGGACTTTTATGAATACCCTGCCTAAAAttgttcatttcttcatttttcattaaCTGGTAtgatagtgttaaaaaaaaaaaaattctaattaaaaactGTACAGGATTTCAGAATGACTGACACCTCTGAAGCTATTTCAAATTTTGAAGAGATGTTTGCGAGTAGATTCACCGAGGATGACAAAGAATACCAGGAATACTTGAAACGCCCCCCTGAGACCCCACCAATTGTCGAGGAATGGGATAGCAGAGCTGGTGGGAACCAGAGAAATAGAGGCAACCGGTATGTATTACTTCAGAAGAATAAATGTAGATGGCTGATCTGAGGGAGGATAGCTTTAATCTGCCAGACTGTAAGGTCAACGAGGACAGGGACCAATGTTTTGTTCAGTATGGtatgcctggtaacagtgcttgggacaccaaaaccaaaaacccactgccgtcgagttgatcccaactcataacaaccctatagaacagagtagaactgccccatagagtttccaaggagcggctggcagattcaaactgctgacctcttggttagcagccatagtacttaaccactatgccaccagggtttccacctgatACAGTACCTGATAAATATTTGCTTGAATATTTTATTAGCACCATATGTTTTTTCCTTgcgttgtgttttttttttttaatgttcttttaaTGGACTAAGTATATTTTTTGCAAGTATACAAAAAAAACCCCCCAGTTTTTCACAAAATTTTGTGTTAAACTCTATAAagagggttttatttttttttttacgttagaAATACGTTTATAAAATGGAAATTCTATTTAATATTTCAATATAGTCAAAGGAATATATCACCACACTGCTTTTATGCAATTTAATAGCTTTCAGTTTGATTTAAAACTGTTCCGTTGGTTTGGGTTGTTGTAGTCTGCCTATGTCTTTGCAAAGTATATCCAGCATAATAgtggaaaaattatttaaatcttAAAAACATTGAGTAAGTGGTGGTATAACATTCtgtagaggagaaaaaaaaaagactttttactCTCTTGTTTACTGAGTACTAGATTGAGAAATCAAATGTACTCGGATAGATGTGTCATGTGTTTTGTAAAGGAAAGTTTAAaaactattttgttttgttgttatagGTTGCAAGATAACAGACAGTttagagggagggataacagacgAGGGTGGCCAAATGACAATCGATCCAATCAGTGGCATGGACGATCCTGGGGTAACAGTTACCAGCAGCACAGACAAGAACCTTATCACCCCCACCAATCTGGACACTATGGTTACAACCAGCGGCCTCCTTATGGTTACTACTGATAGGATGCCAGCAGCTTTTAGTAAAACGATTTTCTTTGCTAACATGACAAAAGTTTGTGTGCGTCTTCTGTTTCGTCATAGTTTTACACTGATTTTagtggtttgttaattttttacaatttgagactttttttcaaaaaacaaattTTACTAGAGACGTGATGGTAGCTAGGAATGAATAGTCCCCTAAAAAGGGTGGTGAATTACATTGCTTGATTTCTACCTCAGATTCATCTTTATTTCACAATTTAATAGTGGTTTCAGTTTGGTGTATTTTTTCCCATGTTTGACTCCTAGGAATTCTGACTTTGTTttacacaaataaaaattttaaaatagaaaatgctTGCTTTTGCTTTATAAGATAAGGGAGTGCCCATATACTCTGATGTGCTCATTTCCAAAATTTTACAAAGGTTAGTACAGTCAACTCATGGATTCACAGCTGCGCATATTTGTAATATACACAACATTAGCAGTTAAAAGGTAAAAACGTTGTAATAtctttcttttggcttttgttgTTATGTAACACTACTTGTAGTTACTTATTCAATAGGTATGAGTCAGCTCCACAGTGATTTTGGTCTCTTCTTAGAGGGAAATCAAGAATAAAGctgtaaaaagaagaagaaatcatTCTCAGTTTCAGTGTCTGTTTATCTGGTGGTGGGTGGGGTTAAGGCACGTCGTTTTATATAAACTGAAAGGCTTCTTGGTAACTTTAACATACAgctaaccaaccaaccagttgctgttgagttgacaccaactcatggcgacccagtgtgtgtcagagtagaactgtgctctgtagggttttaatggctgattttttggaagcagatcaccaggccttcctccaaggtgtctctgggtagacttgcaCTGCcatccttctggttagcagctgagcattacccagggactccaacttaAACATAGGATCCCAAAATTCACGTGTTGCGTGAATGTTTAACTCTGTAATGTTCAGGCTTTCCTTTTCAATCATAGATAAATAATACTGCATTTTGACTCTTTAATCACTTTTTTGGTACTTATGTGGGTTCACGGTACAAGTTACATTTCCCAACACATACTCTGGCTGCTTTCTCTTCTATATGTACAGCGATGCTGTAATTTACTTGCAGAATGATCATCCTATTTTAAAtcatttgacaatttttttcaatcttttttttttttttttttttttacagtcattTACATTGGTTTTATTCAAATAACTTTCTTGTAAAATTAAGCAACTTCACTCCCAGGTTTTGGCAGTTAGCTGATTCATTAATGTGCTGAgatgagcttttttttaaaatcattctgGCTCTATCTGTTCAAAAGGTTTTATTCAGTTTAAATGTAATATTAAGAGTAGAAGTTTGATCATAGGTCAAAGGAATTAAAAAGCATCTTCCTAAATTTACCATCTGCTGCCGTCTCTCAGCACCCCACTCTAGGCCCTTGAGGTTGACTTCTGGTACTTCTCCATGCTCTCACTCTGTCTCTCCCCTCCACTCG comes from Loxodonta africana isolate mLoxAfr1 chromosome 13, mLoxAfr1.hap2, whole genome shotgun sequence and encodes:
- the RAMAC gene encoding RNA guanine-N7 methyltransferase activating subunit, whose amino-acid sequence is MTDTSEAISNFEEMFASRFTEDDKEYQEYLKRPPETPPIVEEWDSRAGGNQRNRGNRLQDNRQFRGRDNRRGWPNDNRSNQWHGRSWGNSYQQHRQEPYHPHQSGHYGYNQRPPYGYY